The Streptomyces sp. NBC_00335 DNA window CGCAGGCCGTGGACAAGCTGACCCCGCAGGGCTCGGTGCCGACCGGCTCGCTGGAGGACATCATCAAGCAGCAGAACCTCTGAGCGAGCCTCCGAGCGCCCCGGTCCTGCCGCGGGCGGTCCCCGAGGGCCCGGCGTCCCGTCCCAGCGGACGGGACGCCGGGCCCTCGAGGCATTCCCGCTGGCTACCCTGAGGCAGGCACCGCACCGCCGTCACACCCCTGTACCCCTGGAGCACCCCGTGAGAACCGCCGTCGTCATCGGAACCGGACTGATCGGCACCTCCGCGGCGCTCGCCCTCGCCGCCCGCGGCATCGCCGTCCACCTGTCCGACCGCGACCAGGGGCAGGCCCGTACGGCCGCCGCGCTGGGCGCCGGCACGGAGGAGCCCTACCAGGGCAAGGCCGACCTCGCGGTCATCGCCGTACCGCCCGCCCACGTGGCCGCCGCCCTCGCCGACGCCATAGGCCGTGACCTGGCCCGCGCCTACGTGGACGTGGCCAGCGTCAAGGGCGGACCGCGCCGGGAGCTGGACGCGCTCGGCGTGGACACCAAGGCGTACATCGGCACCCACCCGATGGCGGGCAAGGAGCAGTCCGGCCCCCTCGCGGCCTCCGCCGACCTCTTCGAGGGCCGGCCCTGGGTGCTCACGCCGACCCGGGACACCGACCACGAGGTGCTGAACCTGGCCCTGGAACTGGTGGCCCTGTGCCGGGCCGTCCCGGTGGTCATGGACGCCGACGCGCACGACCGCGCCGTAGCGCTGGTCTCCCACACCCCGCAGCTCGTCTCCAGCATGGTCGCGGCCCGGCTGGAGGAGGCCGACGAGACCGCGGTGCGGCTGTGCGGACAGGGCATCCGCGACGTGACCCGGATCGCCGCCTCCGACCCCCGCATGTGGGTGGAGATCCTCTCGGCCAACCCGGGACCCGTGGCGGACGTGCTCTCCGGGATCGCCGCCGACCTGGAGGAGACCGTGGAAGCCCTGCGGGGCCTGCAGTCGGCCGACGAGGACAAGCGCCGGGACGGGGCGGCCGGCATCGAGGACGTACTGCGCCGCGGCAACGCGGGCCGGGTCCGGGTCCCGGGCAAGCACGGGGCCGCGCCGACGGTCTACGAGACGGTGGCCGTCCTCATCTCCGACCAGCCGGGCGAACTCGCCCGGATCTTCGCCGACGCCGGCCGGGCCGGGGTCAACATCGAGGACGTGCGGATCGAGCACGCGACCGGGCAGCAGGCGGGCCTGGTCCAGCTGATGGTCGAACCCCGTGCCGTGGCCGGACTCCAGGCGGAGCTGCGCGAACGCGGCTGGGCGCTGCGCCAGCCGTAGGCGAGGCGCCAGGCCCCCGGAGGCCGGGCCCGGTGCGGGCCCGGACCTGCCCCCGGGGCCGCCCCGAGCCCGTACCAGGCCCGGCCCGGGGCCGCACGTCGACGCCCCGGCGGGCGGCGGCGAAAAGCCCGGTAACCTGGAGGAGGGGCGCTATTGGCGCGCCCGGACACGTACGCGCAACCAGGAAGGTGCCCGCACCGTGGAAACCGCAGCTCCGACCGCCGTGATCGTCGCCATCGACGGTCCCTCCGGCACGGGCAAGTCCAGCACTTCCAAGGCCGTGGCCGCCAAGCTCGGGCTGCGCTACCTGGACACCGGTGCCCAGTACCGGGCCATCACCTGGTGGATGATCACCAACGGCATCGACATCGACGACCCGCAGGCGATCGCCCTCGCGGCGGGCAAGCCGGTCATCGTGTCCGGCACCGACCCGTCCGCCCCGACCATCACCGTCGACGGCCAGGACGCCTCCGGCCCGATCCGGACCCAGGAGGTCACCTCCAAGGTCAGCGCCGTGAGCGCCGTCCCCGAGGTGCGCACCCTGATCACCGAGCTCCAGCGCTCCATCGCCGCCGAGGCGGCCGACGAGGCCGACGGCATCGTCGTCGAGGGCCGGGACATCGGCACCACCGTGCTGCCCGACGCCGACCTGAAGATCTTCCTCACCGCTTCCGCCGAGGCCCGCGCGGCCCGCCGCAGCGGCGAACTGCGGGGCAAGGAGGCCGCCGACCTCGCGGCCACCAAGGAAGCGCTGATCAAGCGCGACGCCGCCGACTCCGGCCGCAAGACCTCACCGCTGGCCAAGGCCGGCGACGCGGTCGAGGTGGACACCACCGAGCTCACGCTCGACAGGGTCATCGAGTGCGTCGTGACGCTGGTGGAAGAGAAGCGGGGCCGCGCGTGAGCGATACGCCCTCCCTCAAGGGTGCGGCGGTCGGCCGGAGGATCGGCATCGGGCTCATGTACGGCCTCTGGAAGCCGCGCGTGCTGGGGGCCTGGAAGGTCCCCGCCACCGGCCCCGTCATCCTGGCCGTGAACCACTCGCACATCATCGACGGCCCCATGCTGATGGGGACCGCGCCCCGGCCGCTGCACTTCCTGATCAAGAAGGAGGCGTACGTCGGTCCGCTCGGCCCCTTCCTCGAAGGGATCGGGCAGGTCAAGGTGGACCGCTCCGGCACCGACCGGAGCGCCGTCAGCCGGGCGCTGGGGGTGCTGGAGAACGGCGGGGCCCTGGGGATCTTCCCCGAGGGAACCCGGGGCGAAGGCGACTTCGCCTCGCTGCGCGCGGGCCTCGCGTACTTCGCGGTCCGTGCCGGTGCGCCCATAGTGCCGGTCGCCGTCTTCGCGGACACCGAGCGGCGCGGCCGGGTCGTCAAGGCCCTGCCGCCGCTGAAGAGCAGGGTCGACATCGTCTTCGGCGATGCCTTCGACGCCGGGGACGGCAGTGGCCGCCGTACCCGTACCGCGCTGGACCAGGCCACCGTACGCATCCAGGACCGGCTGACCGCCCACCTGGCCGACGCCAAGCGCCTCACCGGGCGCTGAGCGAGACTTGACCTAGTAGTGGAACCGCGCTGCGCGGGCCCCACCGATCACCACGAACGACGAGGAACGGACTTCATGAACGACCAGCAAGACCACGGAGCACTTGGCGATGCCGAGTACGCGGAGTTCATGGAGCTCGCCGCGGAAGAGGGCTTCGACGTCGAGGACGTCGAGGGTGCCCTCCAGGAAGCCGGCCACGGCCCGCTGCCCGTCCTCGCCGTCGTCGGCCGCCCGAACGTCGGCAAGTCGACCCTGGTGAACCGGATCATCGGCCGCCGCGAGGCGGTCGTCGAGGACAAGCCCGGCGTCACCCGCGACCGCGTCACCTACGAGGCCGAGTGGGCCGGCCGCCGGTTCAAGGTCGTCGACACCGGCGGCTGGGAGCAGGACGTCCTCGGCATCGACGCCTCCGTCGCCGCCCAGGCCGAGTACGCCATCGAGGCCTGCGACGCGGTCGTCTTCGTGGTGGACGCCAAGGTCGGCGCCACCGACACCGACGAGGCCGTCGTCCGCCTGCTGCGCAAGGCCGGCAAGCCCGTCGTCCTGTGCGCCAACAAGGTCGACGGCCAGAGCGGCGAGTCCGACGCGGCCTCGCTGTGGTCCCTGGGCCTCGGCTACCCGCACCCGGTCTCCTCCCTGCACGGCCGCGGCACCGGCGACATGCTCGACGCCGTCCTGGAGGCCCTGCCCGAGGCCCCCGAGCAGACCTTCGGCACCGCCATCGGCGGCCCGCGCCGGATCGCGCTCATCGGCCGCCCGAACGTCGGCAAGTCCTCCCTCCTGAACAAGGTGGCCAAGGAGGACCGCGTCGTCGTCAACGAGATGGCCGGCACCACCCGCGACCCGGTCGACGAGCTGATCCAGCTCGGCGGGGTCGTCTGGAAGTTCATCGACACCGCGGGCATCCGCAAGAAGGTCCACCTCCAGCAGGGCGCCGACTACTACGCCTCGCTGCGTACGGCCGCCGCCGTGGAGAAGGCGGAGGTCGCGGTCATCCTGATCGACACGACCGAGAACATCTCCGTCCAGGACCAGCGCATCATCACCATGGCCGTCGAGGCGGGCCGCGCGATCGTGATCGCGTACAACAAGTGGGACGACCTCGACGAGGAGCGCCGCTACTACCTCGAGCGCGAGATCGAGACCGAGATGCAGCAGGTCGCCTGGGCTCCCCGGGTGAACGTCTCGGCGCTCACCGGCCGCCACATGGAGAAGCTGGTCCCGGCCATCGAGACCGCGCTCGCCGGCTGGGAGACGCGCATCCCGACCGGCCGTCTGAACGCCTTCCTCGGCGAGGTCGTCGCCGCCCACCCGCACCCGATCCGGGGCGGCAAGCAGCCGCGCATCCTGTTCGGTACACAGGCGGGCAGCAAGCCGCCGCGGTTCGTCCTCTTCGCCTCGGGCTTCCTGGAGCACGGCTACCGCCGCTTCATCGAGCGCCGCCTGCGCGAGGAGTTCGGCTTCGAGGGGACCCCGATCCACATCTCGGTCCGCGTCCGCGAGAAGCGCGGTGCGCAGCACAAGCGCAAGATGTAGTGCGACGTCGGTAGGGCCGCCGGGGCTAGTAGCCCCGGCGCGGAGCGGGCGGCAGGGCCGCCGGGATGTGCTGCATCCCGGTCTGGTGCTGGCGCCCGTTCGCGTATCCGGCGCCGGCGTACGAGTACTGCGGCTGCGGGGCCGGCGAGGGCTGCCAGGCGTCCGCCTGCTGCCCGGCGTGCTGTCCCGTCGACTGCCATGAGGAACCGTTCCAGCCGCTCCCGTAGGAGCTCGTGGAGCCCGCCGCGGAGCCGCTGCCGTACGCGCCCGCGCCGCTGCCGTACGCGCCGCTGTAGGAGCCCCCGTACGAGAACGCCGTGAAGCCGAGGTCCTCCTCGCCCGTGCGGTCGCCGGGCAGGGCCCGGAAGGCGCGCAGGTACTCCGAGTACAGCGTGTCGTAGATGGGCGTGTGCGAGGCGGCGGGAGAGCTCCCCAGCTCCCGTACGGGGCGCATCGGGGGGACGCTGCTCGGATAGGACGGGGCGCGGGAGACATCGTAGGAATGCACGTATCAGCCAACGAAACCGGCGGCCCACGGATGCGGGGTGGCGGGACGGAAAACGCAGATCGCCGGGGGTGCGCGGGACGGACCGCGCACCCCCGGCGCACGCCGCCCGGCCCCCTCTGCGGGGGTCGGACGGCCGTTTCGGGGACGGAAGACGGAGCGGCGGGCGGGAGCCCGGGGAGGGCCGCAGAGCCGGGGCCTCAGGCGCCCGGGGTGCCCGCCAGCGGCATCGAGGCGGCGACCAGCTTGCCGTTGCGGGCGGCCTTGTCCAGGGCGTCGCGCAGCAGGTCCTCGCGGGGCTGCTGGCCGATGGTGCCGACGGGGGCGGCGTAGACCAGGACGCGCTGCGTCTTGTTGACGGCGGCCCGCCAGCCGTCGGTGACCGACAGCGGCCGGTGCGCCTGCCACCAGGCGATCTGGCCGGGCTGGAGCACCGAGTGCAGCTGGCCCGCGGCGAGCAGGATCGACCAGCCGGTCAGGGCCTGCGGGACCTCTTCGGTGTCGGTCATGGGGATGAAGCCCTGCTCGATGAGGAGCGGGAGGAAGTCGTCGCCGGGACCGGTGGTGCCGGGGCGCGCGATGGGCGCGGTCGGCTCCACCACGAGGGCGGGGTGCAGCTCCCCGTTGATCAGGATCAGGCCGCTGGTGATGCCGAGGACGGCCTGGCCGCCGGGCACGGACTGCGGCACGTCGCCGGCGGGGGAGGCCGCCGGGGCGGGGCTGTCGCCCGTGATGGAGCGGACGGCGCCCTGGAGGTCCGCCTCGGGGACGGAGACGACCTGCGAGGGGATGCAGCCGGCGTGGGCGAAGGCCAGGACGGCCGTCTCGTCGCCGACGAACAGCACGGTGCTGGTCTGCTCGCGCTCGGAGTCGCCGGGGGTGCGGCAGGAAGTGCAGTCGTAGCTGCCGGGGGATCCGTCACCTGCGAGCAGCCGCTCGGCTTCCTCGTCGCCGATCTCGGCACGTACCTCATCACTGACTTCGAGCATGCGCGGCACGGGGTGGCTCCTCGGACTAGGCGTGCGGGGCCGGGGGTTCCGGCTCGCCGGGCTCAACGGGGGAGTGGCGGCCGGGGTCACGCCGTTTGAGGGAACGGAATCGAACCGGACCCCCGAAGGAGTGAACGGTCCGACCGGGCCGTTGTTTTCGTGCCAACTCTTTTTTGGTTGTGCGCAGTTGATGGCCGGTGCTGGTCGTTTGCGCGGTGGGCCGAGCGGGTGGGGGCGCGGAGGGCGCGGTGTGGCGAGCGCGGGGGGTGGTACGGGGCTGCGTAGCGTGACGCGATGCGCAACTTCGGGGTTCCGGGTGGGGTGGGCGCGGCGGCGCTGGCGCTCCTCTTGCTCGCATCGGCGGCGGCGGTCGCGGCGCCGCCCCCGCCCAGGCCGGGGGCGCCCGGCCGGTCGGTGGACTGCGGGCCCGGCGGGCAGTGGCCCTGGGACTGCGTGGCCGACTGCGAGAGCGGGGGCCGCTGGGCGGTGAACACGGGCAACGGCTTCTACGGCGGACTGCAGTTCTGGCAGCCGACGTGGGAGGAGCACGGGGGGCTGGCCTTCGCGCCGAGGGCGGACCTCGCCACGCGGGAGCAGCAGATCCGGGTGGGGGAGGAGCTGCTGGGGAGCCAGGGCTGGGAGGCGTGGCCCGTGTGCGCGAAGCGGTACGGGCTGGCGGGGCGGATGCACGTGGTGCGGAAGGGGGACACGCTGGTCGGGATCGCGCGGCGGCACCGGGTGCGGGGTGGGTGGCAGGCGCTCTATGCGGTGAACCGGGTGGTGGTCGGGCCGCGGCCGGAAGTGCTGCGGATCGGCGTGATGCTGGTGCTGCCGGCGGTGCGGACGGATCCGCCGGCGCAGGCGCCGCAGTCCCCGCCGGCATCGCAGGCCCCGTCGGCGCCGCAGTCCCCGCCTGCATCCCAGCCCCCGTCGGCGCCGCAGTCCCCGCCGCCCGGGGCCGTTGCGAGCCCGGCCGCGTCGGCCGTGCCGGGCGTGCTGCCCCCGGGGGCGTCGGCTGTGCCGCGCCGGGGGGACCTGTCCGTGAGTCCCGGTCCGGTGGGGGGATCGAGGGTGTAGGCGGTGGGCTGGTGCGGGTGGGTTGGCCCTGCGGGGCTGGGTCCCCTACCCGCCCTTCCACCGTTCCCCGGGCTCCGCCCGGACCCGTTGCCGGGTGCGGCGCCGTTGCCGGGGGCCGGCCCCCGGACCCCCGCTCCTCAAACGCCGGAGGGGCTGGATTTCGGCCCGCGCGAGCTGGAATGGACCGGAGGGGCTCCGCGGGGCTGGGGTGTCAGGCCGGGTGGCCGAGGGCTGGGTCGTGGTCGGGGGTGGGCTGGGCCGGGATGCGGGGGGCGGTCGGTTCGGGGCCCGGCTGGGCGGGGAGGCGGATCTGGGCCGGCTCGGGGTCCGCGCACTCCATCGTGCGGGGGAGCTTCAGGGCCATCGCCGCGCCCGCCAGGAGCAGCGCCGCGCTCACCAGCAGCGTGACGTGCAGCCCGTGGACGAAGGAGTGCCGGGCGGCCGTGAACAGGGACTCGCCCGCCGGGCCGCCGAGCCGCGTCGCGATCTGGTAGGCCTCGCCCAGCGAGTGCGAGGCCCCGGCGGAGTCGGCCGCCGACACCCCCGGAACCGCTGCCAGGCCCGGCGCGTAGGCCGCGTTCATCACGCTGCCCAGCAGGGCGATGCCCATGCCCGCACCGAGCTGGTAGGAGGTCTCCCCGATCGAGGCGGCGCCGCCCGCCGTCGCGGCCGGAGCCTCGCTCAGCATGGACTCGTAGGCCGCGAAGAGGGTGGTCTGGAGGCCGAAGCCGAGCAGGACGAAGCCGGCCGTCAGCAGGACCGGGCGGTCGTGCTGACCCATGAGGGTCAGGAGCAGGACCGCGCCGGCGGTCAGGACGAAGCCCAGCGAGACCATCCTGCGCGGGCCGGTCCGGGCCAGCGTGTAGGAGCCGGTCGCGCCCGCCGCCATCGCGGCG harbors:
- a CDS encoding prephenate dehydrogenase; amino-acid sequence: MRTAVVIGTGLIGTSAALALAARGIAVHLSDRDQGQARTAAALGAGTEEPYQGKADLAVIAVPPAHVAAALADAIGRDLARAYVDVASVKGGPRRELDALGVDTKAYIGTHPMAGKEQSGPLAASADLFEGRPWVLTPTRDTDHEVLNLALELVALCRAVPVVMDADAHDRAVALVSHTPQLVSSMVAARLEEADETAVRLCGQGIRDVTRIAASDPRMWVEILSANPGPVADVLSGIAADLEETVEALRGLQSADEDKRRDGAAGIEDVLRRGNAGRVRVPGKHGAAPTVYETVAVLISDQPGELARIFADAGRAGVNIEDVRIEHATGQQAGLVQLMVEPRAVAGLQAELRERGWALRQP
- the cmk gene encoding (d)CMP kinase, giving the protein METAAPTAVIVAIDGPSGTGKSSTSKAVAAKLGLRYLDTGAQYRAITWWMITNGIDIDDPQAIALAAGKPVIVSGTDPSAPTITVDGQDASGPIRTQEVTSKVSAVSAVPEVRTLITELQRSIAAEAADEADGIVVEGRDIGTTVLPDADLKIFLTASAEARAARRSGELRGKEAADLAATKEALIKRDAADSGRKTSPLAKAGDAVEVDTTELTLDRVIECVVTLVEEKRGRA
- a CDS encoding lysophospholipid acyltransferase family protein, yielding MYGLWKPRVLGAWKVPATGPVILAVNHSHIIDGPMLMGTAPRPLHFLIKKEAYVGPLGPFLEGIGQVKVDRSGTDRSAVSRALGVLENGGALGIFPEGTRGEGDFASLRAGLAYFAVRAGAPIVPVAVFADTERRGRVVKALPPLKSRVDIVFGDAFDAGDGSGRRTRTALDQATVRIQDRLTAHLADAKRLTGR
- the der gene encoding ribosome biogenesis GTPase Der encodes the protein MNDQQDHGALGDAEYAEFMELAAEEGFDVEDVEGALQEAGHGPLPVLAVVGRPNVGKSTLVNRIIGRREAVVEDKPGVTRDRVTYEAEWAGRRFKVVDTGGWEQDVLGIDASVAAQAEYAIEACDAVVFVVDAKVGATDTDEAVVRLLRKAGKPVVLCANKVDGQSGESDAASLWSLGLGYPHPVSSLHGRGTGDMLDAVLEALPEAPEQTFGTAIGGPRRIALIGRPNVGKSSLLNKVAKEDRVVVNEMAGTTRDPVDELIQLGGVVWKFIDTAGIRKKVHLQQGADYYASLRTAAAVEKAEVAVILIDTTENISVQDQRIITMAVEAGRAIVIAYNKWDDLDEERRYYLEREIETEMQQVAWAPRVNVSALTGRHMEKLVPAIETALAGWETRIPTGRLNAFLGEVVAAHPHPIRGGKQPRILFGTQAGSKPPRFVLFASGFLEHGYRRFIERRLREEFGFEGTPIHISVRVREKRGAQHKRKM
- a CDS encoding transglycosylase family protein, with the translated sequence MRNFGVPGGVGAAALALLLLASAAAVAAPPPPRPGAPGRSVDCGPGGQWPWDCVADCESGGRWAVNTGNGFYGGLQFWQPTWEEHGGLAFAPRADLATREQQIRVGEELLGSQGWEAWPVCAKRYGLAGRMHVVRKGDTLVGIARRHRVRGGWQALYAVNRVVVGPRPEVLRIGVMLVLPAVRTDPPAQAPQSPPASQAPSAPQSPPASQPPSAPQSPPPGAVASPAASAVPGVLPPGASAVPRRGDLSVSPGPVGGSRV